TGTTTATCTTAATTTAAATGATCAAAATTCTAAAAATGGTTTGATTATAGTCCATCGATTATCTATTTCATGTATTTGAAGTGAATTATATTTTCTACAGTTTATTCTGTAAAAAACAAATTATCAGAGGCTTAATCATTTAAACTATTTAGTATCCTATTGTATAATTTAATATAAACTTTAACAATTTGCCCCCAATCAAATTTCCTTACATCATCCACATTATTGGAGGATATTTTCTTTCTTAAATCATCATCCCCATACAATGTTAAAATGGCATCAGCTACGTCTTCAGGAGTTGGATCCACTAGTATGCCATTTCGATAGTTGGATATAATTTCTGCAGCCCCAGTGGTTTTCGTTCCAATTACCGGAATTCCTAATGCCATTGCCTCTAAATAAGCTAATCCAAATGATTCTACTCTTGAAGGTAATGCCATGACATCAGATGAATTCAGAACATTATAATATTCTTTTTTATTTAAAAAACCCATGAAATTCACATTAGACTCCAAATCATATTGCTTAATTAACTGTCTTATTATATGGTCTTGAGGTACATCTAATGCTATTGATAGTTCAAATGGAACTTTATCCTTAATTAAATTTAAAGATTTAATGAGAATATCCCCCCCTTTAGTAAGTTTAGGCCCGCCTGGAAAAAATATGTGAAATTTATAGTCAGATCTTGAATTTTTTAATGTTTTAAAATTTATTTCATCAATATCAATACCATTCGGTATTACCACACTATCATGATTGGGTATTTTTATAATTTCGTGAAATTCCTTTTGAAGGT
This Methanobacteriaceae archaeon DNA region includes the following protein-coding sequences:
- a CDS encoding glycosyltransferase family 4 protein, with amino-acid sequence MDIMKICFLLISEGWGGAETVVHDLIVQLQKNDVEVYLILNEEISNYFNDINVEKLNLGSVFHTPSLFKMILKPENPQITNKQYPVPLINFFLMRILLKRIRSKLLRFLHDNDVILLHSHLEYADILGHTLKNEKSDKFKWITSLHGHWFSLLQQDFSIPFLGDRYSINFLKNAFETADAVLFPSSYLQKEFHEIIKIPNHDSVVIPNGIDIDEINFKTLKNSRSDYKFHIFFPGGPKLTKGGDILIKSLNLIKDKVPFELSIALDVPQDHIIRQLIKQYDLESNVNFMGFLNKKEYYNVLNSSDVMALPSRVESFGLAYLEAMALGIPVIGTKTTGAAEIISNYRNGILVDPTPEDVADAILTLYGDDDLRKKISSNNVDDVRKFDWGQIVKVYIKLYNRILNSLND